GCCCAATGCCTCGGTGATGGTGATTGAGAGCGCCGAGCGCTTTGGTCTCTCGCAGCTGCACCAGCTGCGGGGGCGGGTAGGGCGCGGCGCCGACCAGAGCTACTGCATCCTGATGACGGGCTATAAGCTGAGCAAAGACAGCCGCACTCGCCTCGAAACGATGGTGCGGACCAATAATGGCTTCGAAATTGCCGACATTGACCTCAAGCTGCGTGGCCCCGGCGACCTCATGGGTACCCAGCAAAGCGGCGTGCTCGACCTGCTCATCGCCGACCTGGCCAAGGATGGCCGCATCCTGAGCGAGAGCCGTGCCGCCGCCCAAGCCATTCTGCAAGACGACCCTGAGCTGGCCCGGCCCGAGCATGGGAATATCCGCCGTCATATTGAAAGCCTGCCCACCACGGCCGTCAACTGGAGCCGCATTAGTTAGGACCCGCCAAGGCATAAAAAAAGCGACCTTTGGGAAGAAAGCCGCTTTGCTTATCGATTAAAACCAGGTAATCGGCTCCGCCTTTTTGGGGTGCTGACTGACGCGAATGATAGTGGGAGAAATAGGCTGCTCGGTGGTGTAGCGCGTGAGCGGCAGGTCTTTGAAGGTACTACTGGGAAAGGCGAGTGCCACCGGTGACTTGGTGAGGCCAGCCGTGGCCGACGGGGTGGTTAGCTGCATGTAGCGACCCGCGATAATAAGGGCGAACAGGGAGCCAAGCTTAAGAAATAATTTCATAAAAAGCGGGTAGCGGCACATGCTACCTCAAAACGAGTGCCAGTTGATAGGTTATTGCGTTCGAAAAAAAGATTGAGCAACGGGTGGGATAGTTATAGAGCTAAAAAGGTAGTGTACCTTCAGGCCGGCCCTTGAACGAATAACCTCGAGTAGAGTTGCGTTGAGGGAAAGTAGCGGACAATTCAGATACGTACCTGCCAGCAAAGTTATACTATTCTGATGCAACTAAGGTGGTAGGGGTAGGCCGGGCGCGCTCCGTTGGTGGGTATCAACGGCTGCGGGGAGGTATTTTTGGGCTTCGGGGGGGCCATTGTCTATTTTTTGTTCGTATTATTTTTTTATGTACTTTTCAATTTGCGCAGCCGCACTGCTACTGGGTAGTTTGCTCAGCATAAGTACGCCGACGCTAGCTCAGAAAGTCAGGTCAGCCCCTTTTAGCTACCTGCCCGAACAGGGCGAGGACCGCTACAACCAGCGCGTGCCGCAGAAAACCCTGCCTCTGGCCGATGGTAGCGGCTTCATCATCTTGGCTCACCAGAGTGGCAGCGCCTATGCCGTGGAGCGCTACGACGCCGACCTCAAAAAGCAGTGGAGTACTACCCTGCCCGTAGCTCCCGGCGAAACTGTGGAGGCCTTCGGACGCAGCCCCGAGCAAGCGTGGGTAGTAGTGCACCGCGCCGATGAAAGCGGCCAGACCCTCACCGTGGAGCCTGTGGCGCTGAGCGGCGGGCAAAAGGGCACGCCCACGGTACTCATTCGGGCCGGAGCCCGCGACCGCCGCCCCGGCGTGCGCCTCTCGCCCGACGGTACCCGGCTGCTGGCCTTCCGCTATGCCACCCGCGACGAGCAGGTGCGCAGCATCGAGGGCACGCTCTACGACCAGAAGCTGGGCAAAATCTTGGACCGCACCTATGATTTTCGGGACCAAGGCGACTTTTTTACGCCTAATATCTTGCTGGCCAACGACGGTACGCAGTACGTAACGCTGCTCGGCGATGGTCTCAAAAAAGTAAGCGTACGCCGCTACCCTCCCACGCCCGACCAAGTGGGCATCCCTACCGCCATCCCGGTAATGGGCGTGCCGGTAGGCGGCACGTTCGGCGGCCAGCCCATTACCATCCGCGACGCCCGGTTCTCCTTGCAGCCCGATGGCCAGATATATGCCGCCGCGCTTTGCGCTAATTACAATACGGGCGAGTTAACGAGCCTCAAAATCGTGCGCTTCGATTTCGCTGCCAACCAGTTGAAATTCGCCGATGAATTACCCTTCGCCCCCACCTTTTTGGCTGAAGTCAGCAAAGCCACCGGTACCGAAACCAAGCGTCTGACTGATATCTACCTGGCCGAAATGCTGCTGACGGAGGATAAAAACCTGGTGGTGGTGGCTGAGCGCCATTACGAGGAGGGTGGCCCTGAACTTCCCGTGCACGCCCGCGAATTGTACGCTTTTGGCTATAGCCCCTATTTGAAGCCGGTCTGGCACCTTATCGTGCCCAAAGACCAAGTGGCCCCGGCCATAGACAGCTACACCGGCATCGGCTACCGCGCTGCCGTCTTTGGCGAAGATTTGCAGCTGCTGACTCTGGAAACCTTGCAAGGTAAGTCGGACCTCTACCTGCGCCATGTGCAGGTGCCCACCGGCGTTATTAGCGCCCCGCAGCGCCTCAAACTCAACGTGGCTAACGACCAGCAACTAGCTTACGTCAAAGATTTCACGACGTGGCTTGGCCCCAAAACTATCATCGGCGTGAGCCGCCCCAGCAAAAAATCAGCAGCCTTGCAGCTGAACGAAGTGAAACTCAAATAGACCGCAGACTCAAACGGATTTAACTGATACGCCGCTTGCGCGGCTGACTTTTTTGGAGTAATACTGGCTGAATATTCGGATGAACAAAAAGATGCAAATAGACCAGGGCTGCTCGTGAGAGCAGCCCTGGTCTATTTGCATTAGCCAGCAGTCAGCCGCATAAGCGGCGTATCTGTGAAATCAGTTAAATCCGTTTGAATCTGCGGTCTAGTAGCAGTATTCGTTGGCTTCGATGAGGCCGGCGGCCACGCGGCGGCGGGCATCTTTCACATTGAAAAGGTCAGGCTTGGTGAAGCGTTTGAGGCCCATGCTCAGCAGGCGCTGCTCGTCGCCTTCGGTCATGCTGGCGATGGCTTCGCGGCCCGATTTTTCTACTAGGTCGATGGCGTCGGAGAGGTACACGCGGGCCATATCGAGCTGTTGGGCCAGGGCAGCCTCGCCTTTGGCGGCGATTTCCTTCTCCACGCGCAGCAGCACGCTTTCGGCGGTGTAGGTTTTAATGGCCATATCGGCGATATTCATTAGCACTTCCTGCTCCTTGGCGAGCGAGTTCATGTATTTTTGCACGGCCGTGCCAGCTACCATCAGGATGGCCTTTTTCATGTTGGCAATGGCTTTTCTCTCGCTAGCGAAGGCTGAGTCGTCGCTCTCGCCCATGCTCGGGATGCTCATCAACTCCTGCTGCACAGCCTGGGCCGGACCCATGAGGTCGATTTCGCCTTTCAGACCCTTCTTCAGAATCATATCGACGGCCAGCATTCGGTTGATTTCGTTGGTGCCCTCGAAAATCCGGTTGATACGCGAGTCACGGTAGTTGCGGTCCATTGGGTAGTCGGCCGAAAAACCATAGCCACCGTAAATCTGTACGCCCTCATCGGTCACGTAATCAAGTACTTCCGAGCCCTCTACTTTCAAAATAGCGCACTCCACGGCAAACTCGCGGGCTGCGCCCAGCAAGGCTTCGTTGGTGCCCAGGCCGCTAGCCAGCAACTCCTGCTCCTTGCGATAAATGTCCTCGCCAGCGCGGTAAATGGCCGATTCTACGGCGTACATCCGAATGGCCTGCTGCGCCAGCTTATAGCGAATCGCGCCAAACTTCGAGATGGGCAGCTTGAACTGCACGCGCTCATTGGCGTACTTCACGCTCTGCGTGGCCGTTGCCTTCGCGCCGCCCAGGCAAGCCGCCGCCAACTTGACGCGGCCGATATTCAGCACATTAAAGGCAATGAGGTGGCCCTTGCCAATCTCACCTAGTACGTTTTCCTTGGGCACCTGCGCATCGCTCAAAAATACCTGGCGCGTCGAAGAACCCTTGATGCCCATCTTGTGCTCCTCGTTGCCGAGGCTCAGGCCAGGCGTGTCCTTGTCCACGATAAAGCCCGTGAACTGCTCGCCATCAATCTTGGCAAATACGATAAACACGTCGGCAAAGCCAGCGTTGGTAATCCACATCTTCTGGCCGTTTAGCACGTAGTGCGTGCCTTCGGCATTCAGCACGGCTTTGGTCTTCGCGCCCAGCGCGTCGGACCCCGAGCCGGGCTCCGTCAGGCAGTAAGCGCCCATCAGGGTGCCATCCGTGAGGCCGGGAATGTATTTTTGCTTCTGCGCATCAGTGCCGAAATACAGAATTGGTAGCAGGGCAATGCCCGTGTGCGCCGCAAAGGCCACCGGAAACGAGTTGCCGCCGCCTACCCCCTCCGTCACGCGCAACGCGGTCGGAAAGTCCATATCGAGACCGCCAAACTGCACTGGCACGCTCACCCCAAATAGGCCGAGTTGACCCGCCTTTTCCATCAGGCCGCGCATGAGGCCCTCCTCGTGGTTGTCGAGGCGCTCCAGCAGCGGGTGCACCTCAGCCACCAGGAAATCCAGGCAGGTCTGGTACATCATGTTCTGCTCCTCCGTGAAGTCGGCGGGCGTGAAAACGTCTTGAGCCTCAGTAGGCTTGATGATGAATTCGCCGCCTTTCACGACGGCTTTGTTCGATACTTCCATGATGGTACTTAGAATAAGGTGGGAGTGAAACTGTTAGGCGTGCCGAGTATATTATAACAACGCACTGCCCGAATTAGTGTTGCAAGATAAGTAAAAAATGTTAGGCGTGCCGACTATTTATTGGAAAGAAAACCCCGATGAATGGGGTTTTATCAATTTGACTCAACTAGTGAAAGAAAGGATGCCAGTCTACAGTTGGCGGGCCAATTCTGAAGTTTTTCACTTCGAGTTGTTGCTGTAACCAATCCCTTATTAAACGACGGTCGGACTCCTTAATTGATGGTACAGGAATCTTATTGTAGTTGGTAAAAATTGAGAAGTCGTTTATCGCCCCTTCAACATACAAGCCATTTGCCTCAACAAAAGATGTCAACTTATGCCAGAAAGGGTAAGAGCTTTTAGTATCGTCAGTGAGAAAATTTAGGTAAAGACCTACCGAAAACCCAGTTCTCTGAAACTCTCTAATTTTTAGCTTCTTACGTAGTCGCTTTTTCATGTCTTAGGGAAATTCGTCCGTTGTGCTGGCGAAGGAAGCATCTTATCCAATATGTGAACCTGATAAGATGCTTCCTTCGTCAGCATGACAGACGGGGGTAGGGCCTACTTCAGCAGCTCATAAATCCCTGCTACGCCCTGGCCGCCGCCCACGCAGGCGGTGACGATGCCGTACTTCTGGCCCCGGTCGCGCAGCTCATCGAAGAGTTGGATGCTCAGCTTGGCGCCCGAGCAGCCCAGTGGGTGGCCCAGCGCGATGGCGCCGCCGTTCACGTTTAGCTTTTCAGTGTTGATGCCCAACTCGCGCACCACGGCCAGCGACTGCGAGGCGAAGGCCTCGTTCAGTTCGAACAAGTCAATGTCTGCCAACTTCATACCGGCCTGGCGTAGGGCTTTCGGCACGGCCGCAATCGGGCCCATGCCCATGATGCGCGGGTCGACGCCCTCGGTAGCGTAGGTGACCATGCGGGCGATGGGCTCCAGGTTCAGCTCCTTCACCATGCGCTCGCTCATTACCAGCACGAAGGCCGCGCCGTCGGAGGTTTGCGACGAGTTGCCGGCCGTAACCGAGCCGTTGGCGGCGAACACGGGGCGCAGGCGGGCCAGCGCCTCGATAGACGTATCGGCGCGAGGACCTTCGTCGGTATCGACTACGTAGGAGCGGTTTTTCTTCTTGCCGGTGGCTTGGTCGAGGTAGGTTTCCTCTACCGTGATGGGCACGATGCTCTTAGCAAACTTGCCTTCCTTGATAGCCTTGATAGCTTTCTGGTGCGAGTTGTAGGAAAATTCGTCCTGGTCCTGGCGGCTGATTTTGTAGTCGTTGGCCACGGCTTCGGCGGTGAGGCCCATGCCCATGTAGTAGTCGGGGTGCTCGTTGGCGAGCTTGTAGTTGGGCACGGTTTTCCAGCCTACGGTGGGCACCATGCTCATGCTTTCGGTGCCGCCCGCGATGATGCACTCGGCCATGCCAGCCGTGATTTTGCCCACGGCCATGGCAATGGTTTCCACGCCCGAGCCGCAGTAGCGGTTCACGATGAGGCCCGGCACGTTGATAGGCAGCGCGAGCAGCGAGATGAGGCGGCCCATTTGCAGGCCCTGCTCGGCTTCGGGCACGGCGTTGCCCACAATCACGTCGTCGACGCGGCTGGGGTCCAGGGCCGGCACCGACTTCACGAGGTGCTTGATAACCTCGGCCGCCAGGTCGTCGGGGCGGGTGAAACGGAAGACGCCACGCGGCGCTTTGCCAACGGCCGTGCGAAAGCCGGCCACGATATATGCGGTATTAGCCATGATACTATGGGTGGGATTTTTTTCGCACAGAGTTAAAGGAGGAAAAAGGAGTTTCACTGAGAAAACTCTTAAAAACTCCCTTTTCCTCCTTTAACTCTGTGCTAAATAATTAATTACGCAACGGTTTGCCAGTGGTCAAAATCGACTGAATCCGCTCCAGCGTCTTGCGCTCGCCGCAGAGCGAGAGGAACGCCTCGCGCTCCAAATCCAGCAGGTACTGCTCGCTCACCTCGGTAGGGGAGGAGAGGTCGCCGCCGCACATTACGTAGGCCAACTTATTGGCAATCAGCTCATCGTGCTTCGAGATGTAATTGCCCTGCTGCATGGCGTACACGCCGGTGCGGAACATGGCAATGGCGCCCTTGCCGTGCACCTTGATGTTGGTTTTCTGGTTGGGCTGCGAGTAGCCGGCGTCGGCCA
The genomic region above belongs to Hymenobacter psoromatis and contains:
- a CDS encoding acyl-CoA dehydrogenase family protein yields the protein MEVSNKAVVKGGEFIIKPTEAQDVFTPADFTEEQNMMYQTCLDFLVAEVHPLLERLDNHEEGLMRGLMEKAGQLGLFGVSVPVQFGGLDMDFPTALRVTEGVGGGNSFPVAFAAHTGIALLPILYFGTDAQKQKYIPGLTDGTLMGAYCLTEPGSGSDALGAKTKAVLNAEGTHYVLNGQKMWITNAGFADVFIVFAKIDGEQFTGFIVDKDTPGLSLGNEEHKMGIKGSSTRQVFLSDAQVPKENVLGEIGKGHLIAFNVLNIGRVKLAAACLGGAKATATQSVKYANERVQFKLPISKFGAIRYKLAQQAIRMYAVESAIYRAGEDIYRKEQELLASGLGTNEALLGAAREFAVECAILKVEGSEVLDYVTDEGVQIYGGYGFSADYPMDRNYRDSRINRIFEGTNEINRMLAVDMILKKGLKGEIDLMGPAQAVQQELMSIPSMGESDDSAFASERKAIANMKKAILMVAGTAVQKYMNSLAKEQEVLMNIADMAIKTYTAESVLLRVEKEIAAKGEAALAQQLDMARVYLSDAIDLVEKSGREAIASMTEGDEQRLLSMGLKRFTKPDLFNVKDARRRVAAGLIEANEYCY
- a CDS encoding 50S ribosome-binding protein YggL; protein product: MKKRLRKKLKIREFQRTGFSVGLYLNFLTDDTKSSYPFWHKLTSFVEANGLYVEGAINDFSIFTNYNKIPVPSIKESDRRLIRDWLQQQLEVKNFRIGPPTVDWHPFFH
- a CDS encoding acetyl-CoA C-acyltransferase, whose translation is MANTAYIVAGFRTAVGKAPRGVFRFTRPDDLAAEVIKHLVKSVPALDPSRVDDVIVGNAVPEAEQGLQMGRLISLLALPINVPGLIVNRYCGSGVETIAMAVGKITAGMAECIIAGGTESMSMVPTVGWKTVPNYKLANEHPDYYMGMGLTAEAVANDYKISRQDQDEFSYNSHQKAIKAIKEGKFAKSIVPITVEETYLDQATGKKKNRSYVVDTDEGPRADTSIEALARLRPVFAANGSVTAGNSSQTSDGAAFVLVMSERMVKELNLEPIARMVTYATEGVDPRIMGMGPIAAVPKALRQAGMKLADIDLFELNEAFASQSLAVVRELGINTEKLNVNGGAIALGHPLGCSGAKLSIQLFDELRDRGQKYGIVTACVGGGQGVAGIYELLK